The Paenibacillus mucilaginosus 3016 genome includes the window GAAGAGCACCATTTTGACGGAGATGGTTGCCGCTACGATCAGCGCCGGGGCCGCCCCAAGGAAAGGGCCGAGGTACGGAATGATATTGAACACCGCCACCACGCAGGCTAGCAGGAGCGCATAAGGCATCCCGATCAGCCAGTAGCCGATGTACGCGAGCAGGCCGACGATCATGCATACGGTGAACTGGCCGCGGATGTAATTGCCGAGCGCGGTGTCGATATCCATCAGCATCGAGACGATTTCCTTACGGTGGTTTCGCGGCACGATGGCCAAGGTTGTTTTCTCCAGCAGCTGAAAGTCCTTCAGAATATAGAAGGCGACGAACGGGATGATGAAGATCAGGAACAGCGTATTGATCGTGCTGCCGATCGAGTTGATATAATTGGCGATCGCCAGCGAGATGCCGTTCTCGAGCTTCGACAGCGACTGGTTGATCCCGGTCCGCACGCTGTCCGGCAGAAACTGCAGCTCGTTCATGTTCTGCACGACGCTCTGCGCCTTGTACGCCACATCCGGCATGTGCTCGTTGAGCTCGGCGAGCTGGCGCACGAACATCGGGATGACGTTCATCAGCACGACGGTCGTCGAGGTGATGAAGACGGCATAGATCAGCAGCACGGCAATCGTCCGCGGCACCTTCCTGGCCCCCAGCAGGGTCACCACCGGATTGAGCACGTACGAGATGATCATCGCAATGATGAACGGCGTCAGGATCTCCCGCAAAAATTGATAGATGCCCACAAACAAGGGACGGAGCTGCTGCAGCATGAACAAAATGATCAAGGCGAGCAGCATATACACCATCCAAAGCAGCAGACTGTTCTTTGAAAACCGGTCCATGGCCAGCCCCCTCCCCCTCCGGGCCAAATTCGGCGCGCTCCCCATGCAGAGCGTCCGGTCCTTCTTCTACAGGTACTGGTTCACACATCTCTGAACGCATCTCTGAGGCCTGGGCCGAAGCCCGTCCGTGCAGGGCGAGAACGGAGCCCTCCGTTCTCTGCTCGTTACAGTATATGTAGGACCTCTCCCGCTTAACCCTGCAGGCCTGTCTTCCTCCTGAACAAGCCATCTGTCTTGTGGAAAAGCCTGATCCGTCCCCCAGCCCGCATATGCTGCCGGCGGCCGGAATACAATGAGGGGGATGAGCAAGGTACGCTTAACGGAGCAAGATCAAGGGTTTTGCCGTCCTTTCCATATACGAACAAAAAAACACCGCTCCCGTAAGGTCATCGACCCCGGAAGCGGTGCGTGTGCCCTCCCTCAGGAAGGGGAAAAGGGCGTTAGTTTGCGTGAACTTGCGGCATTTCTTCCTCAAAGAACAAATCGTCCAGAGAGCTCAGCGTGCCGTCTTCTTCCACCTGGAAGACCGACATTTTCTCTCCGTTGACGGTCAATTCGATAAAGCATCCCCAGCAGTAGAACTGATGGGAACCGATTTTGCCGATATCTTTGGAATTGCAGTTTGGACAACGTAGCATCGGTATCACCCTATTCTTCTTTTGATTCGAAGATTTCTTGTAATGTATCGCTGGCATGGACGGGTACAATGAGTACATCTTCCCCGGCTTTCACCGATTCAGGAAGCGGCAGCCACTTGCGCCCCTCTCTTAAGTCCGTCAGGAAACCCTCGCTAAGCTCGTAACCTATTACCTTTATACCCTGATCCGCCTGCAGGTAAACATCCTCGACAACGCCCAGCTCGCGGCCGTTCGACGTGAGCACAGGGATCCCTTTGACCTTGCAGTCCCCGCAGAGCAGGCTGCGGTAAGGAACCTCTTCCGGCAGGAGGGCGATGACCTCCTCGCATGGAATCATGACCGCGTCCTCGCCGAGAGCGGCTACGTCCTCCGCACGGATGCACATCGGATCGGAATACCAGTGCTTCGTCTCCAGCAGGAGCATCTGCACGAGCCATTTCTCGTCCAACAGAAGGTCTTTGACTTCGCCGGCCTGCTTGCCCGATTCCAGGCACATGACCGGAAGACCGATGACATCGCGCGCTCTTCTCAAGACTCGCTCACTCCTCTTCTGGCTGTTCACCCCGGTGACGGAGGACCGGAAGCGCTCGGATGACTTACCGTGAAAGCTGCGCCTATCTGCGCAGACGGGTAACGATGTCTTGGACGGCTTCGGCAGCGGCAGCGATCTGCGCCTCATCATTGGTCCGTCCGAAGCTGAAGCGCACGGCCGAGGCCGTCACTTCCTCCGGAAGCCCCATGCTGCGCAGTACGTGCGACACCTCCAGCGAACCGGAAGTGCACGCGGAGCCGCTGGCCGCAGCCACTCCCGCCAGATCCAGATTCATCAGCAGGCTCTCGGTCGATACCCCCGGGAAGCTGACGTTCAGGATGTGAGGGAGCCTCTCGGTAGGATGGCCGTTGACGACATAGCCACCGGAACCGAGACGGCGTTCCAGCTCCATTACCATTTCTTGACGTAGTTTTTCCAACTTTTGTTGCATTTCATACCTTGCACCCTCAAAAATCTTCACCGCTTCGGCAAACCCGACAATGCCCGCAGTGTTCTCCGTACCCGCCCGGCGCTTGCGCTCCTGAGAGCCGCCGTAGAGCAGGGGAGCCACCCGGGCCGACCTTGCTATATATAATGCACCAGTCCCCTTGGGACCGCTGAGCTTATGCGCGGAAAAACTCATAAGATCGACAGGCAGGCTGCCAAGGTCGATCGGAAGATGTCCAAGCGCCTGAACGGCATCCACATGAAACAGGATCCCCTTCTCCCGGGCGATGGCTCCGATCTCCTTCACGGGCTGGATCGTGCCGACCTCATTGTTGGCGTACATGACGCTGATGAGGACTGTGTCCGGACGAACGGCCGCTTCCACATCGCGGACCGACACCTGTCCGAACTTGTCGACCGGCAGGTACGTCACTTCGTACCCGAACTTCTCCAGCCGCTCGCAGGCATGAAGCACCGCATGGTGTTCGATCTGAGTCGTAATGATATGGCGCCCCCGGCCGGATGAAGCTTCCGCCGCTCCGAAGATGGCGGTGTTGTCGCTCTCCGTGCCGCCCCCGGTGAACACGAGTTCCGCCGGCGAGCAGCCGATGAAGGCACTGATCCGGTCCCGGGCCGCATTCAGGGCCGAGCGGGCATCGCGGCCCGCCCGGTGTGTGCTGGATGCGTTACCAAAATATTCCGACAAATAGGGCAGCATGCGCTCCACCACTGCCGGGTGAACCGGAGTCGTGGCCGCATGGTCCAAATAGATAGGATTCAAGTCAAGTCACCGCATTCTCGTGAAGAGTTCATTCCTAGATATAGAACATATAGCTGTCGCCGCTGCCCTCATCCTTGAATGAGATAAGATCAGCCAGGGTGGTTGAATCGAGCACTTCCGCGATTCCGTCACGGATTCGCATCCACAGGTGTCTCTTCGCCGGGTCGTCCTCTTCCGTAAAGTCTACGGGCGAGATCGGCCCTTCGAGCACCCGGATCACGTCGCCGGCGGAAATCTCTTCCGGCGTTTTGGACAGGATGTAGCCGCCGTATGCGCCGCGGATGCTTTTCACCAGTCCCGCATTACGCAGAGGCGCGACCAATTGCTCGAGGTAGTGCTCCGAGAGCTGATGCTTTTCCGCGATGCTTTTGAGTGAGGTAGGGCCTTCTCCGAACTTTGTCGCCAGCTCCATCATGATGGTAAGCCCGTAGCGGCCTTTGGTGGAAATCTTCAATTCAAAGCACCTCGTTTTGGTTTCAAAAAGTGCAAGTTTCTTACGGTCCATGAAATCACAAGCCGGAACAAAAACTCGCCTCGGACGGACTGCAGTCAGACCACCGGCAGAGCCGGCACTTCCCGACAATCCATACATTAGTGTATCGTTTCTATGGTAACATAAAACCTTCTATTATGGGAGAAATTCCGTGACATATTGTTGAAAATTTTTTCCGCTTTGGAGCTTGGGCCCTTCCCGTGTATAATGGGAAACAGATGTACGGATTGTACAGCAAAGCGAGGTAATGAACATGAATCACAAAACACGCGTCGTACTGGGCATGTCCGGCGGCGTCGACTCTTCGGTAGCGGCTCTTCTGCTGAAGGAGCAGGGCTACGATGTCATCGGGGTGTTCATGAAGAACTGGGACGACACCGATGAATTCGGCCACTGCACCGCCGAAGAGGATGCGGAAGATGTGCGCCGCGTCTGCGACCAGATCGGCATCCCCTATTATACGGTAAATTTTGAAAAACCATACATGGACAAGGTATTCGCCTACTTCCTCGACGAATACCGCAAGGGCCGCACGCCGAATCCCGACGTCATGTGCAACCGAGAGATCAAGTTCGGCGAGTTCCTGAACAAGGCGCTCGAGCTCGGCGCCGACTATATCGCCACGGGCCACTATGCCCGCGTCGAGCATACGGACGGCAAACACCGCCTCCTGCGCGGCGTCGACGGGAACAAGGATCAGACGTACTTCCTGAACGCGCTGAACCAATATCAGCTCTCGAAGGCGATGTTCCCGATCGGCCACCTGCCGAAGCCGGAAGTCCGCGCGATCGCGGAGAAGGCCGGGCTGGCTACCGCGAAGAAGAAGGACAGTACGGGCGTCTGCTTCATCGGCGAGCGCAACTTCAAGGAATTCCTGAGCGGGTACCTGCCGGCCAAGCCGGGCGACATGCGCACGCTCGAGGGCGAAGTGAAGGGCCGCCACGACGGCCTGATGTACTACACCCTCGGCCAGCGTTCGGGTCTTGGCATCGGCGGCTCCGGCAGCGGCGAGCCTTGGTTCGTCGCCGGCAAGGATCTGGAGCGCAACATCCTCTACGTGGTGCAGGGCGAGAAGCATCCGGCCCTGTACACGAAGGGACTGCTCGCCACCGATCTCAACTGGATCAGCGGCGAGACTCCGGCGGCGCCTCTGCGCTGCACAGCGAAGTTCCGCTACCGCCAGCCCGACCAGGGCGTCACGCTGACCTTCGGTCCGGACGGCACGGCCGAGGTAGTGTTCGACCAGCCGCAGAAGGCGATCACGCCGGGCCAGGCAGTCGTGTTCTACGACGGTGAGGAGTGCCTGGGCGGTGCAACGATCGACAAGCTGGTTATGCTGGACGAGGCCGCGGCCACGCCGAAAGCTCCGGCGGCGCCCAAAGCCAAGGCTTCGGCCAAGCGCTGACAGCTGAATGAACCGGTACTGCCGCCAGGCATACCAAAAGGACAAAGCAAGCAGCTTCGGCTGCGGGCTTTGTCCTTTTTTGTGCGGGCTCCGTTTCGATGACCCAGCCTCTACCCCCTGCCCGACAGCGGCGGCTCCCTGCGGTCCCTTCCGCGGCGCTTCACCAGAATACGCGAGATGCGCAGGTGGTCCATCTCCTCGATTTGAAACTCCGCTTGGTCATTCCAGTTCACGGCCTGGTGCTTCTTCGGCGGCATCTCCACCTGGGAGTAGATCCACCCGCCGATCGTATCGAAATTATCGGACTCGATGTTCAGCCCGAAATAGGAATTCACCTCTTCGATCAGCAGCCGGCCGTCGATCGAGTGGGTCTCTTCGTCCCTGCGTTCGATCTGGGGGCGCTCTTCGTCGAATTCGTCCTGAATCTCCCCGACAATCTCCTCGATAATGTCCTCGAAGGTGACGAGCCCTGAAGTGCCGCCATATTCGTCGATGAGCAGCGCCATCTGGGACTTCATCTTCTGCATGAGCTTGAGCAGGGCGCTGATCTGCATCGACTCCGGCACCTTGAGGATCGGACGCATGACGCTCTGCAGGTCGGGAGCCTCTCCATCCGCCTTCAGCAGGTCCTTGATATGCACGAAACCGGTCACATTGTCTTTGTCGGGATCGCAGACGGGATACCGGGTATGCATCTCGCTGATCGCTGTCCGCTTGTTCTCCTCGTAGGAGCGGAAGGCATACAGGCAGACCATCTCCGTCCGCGGAATCATGATCTCCCGGGCATGCGTATCGGCAAAATCAAATATATTATCCATCAGCGTCAGCTCCGCGGCATCGATATGGCCGCTTCGGGAGCTTTCCTTCATGAGCACGCGGATCTCGTCTTCCGTATGGGCGAGGGTATGATGGTCCGTAGGCCGGATCCCCGCCAGACGCAGCAGCACGCCGGAGGCACCGTTCAGGAACCAGATGAAAGGATACATGAGCTTATAAAATCCCGTCAGCAGGATCGAAGACAGCAGCGTGACCTGCTCGGACTTGCGGATCGCATAGGTCTTCGGGAACTGTTCGCCCAGCGTAATATGGAACACCGTAATGACCGTGAAGGCAATCACGAACGAGATCGTCTGCACCAGACGCTCCGGCAGACCGAGAGGCGCGAGCAGGGGTTCGAGCATCGCGGCCACCACCGGCTCGCCCAGCCATCCGAGCCCCAGTGATGTCAGCGTGATGCCCAATTGGCAGGCCGACAGATAGGCGTCTAGATTGCCCACCACTCCCTGGGCGAACCGTGCTCTGCGCGAGCCGGTTCCGGCCAGCACCTCCAGCCTGGAGGTCGAGACCTTGACCATCGCGAATTCGGCGGCAACGAAAAAACCGTTCAAGAGCACCAGAAGCAGCACCAGACTTACGTCAATCACCAGCGTCAACGGATCGCTACTCACCCATACCACCCATCCGCCCGGACGGGGCGGACAGGCGCACCTCCCCCCGGCTTAACGAGATTTTAACGCTTCAGCCGCGCCAGCTGAGGACTATTCCTGCGGCAGTCTTAATACAATATAAGCGCGAACCTTGTTCCAATATGCCTGTTTTCGCACAATTGGGACAGGTACGGCTCGGTCTCCTGCAAATGAAACACCCCAAAGCCGATGTTCATGGCCTTGGGGTGTTCTTAGGTTATAAGGATTACGCCTGCTTGGCGAGGCGGATTACGTTCCAGGACGCCTTGCCGAGTCTTGCGGACAAGCGGCCGCCGTCGAGCTTCGCGGAGCCGCCGGTGTGCGGCTTCACTCTTTCTTCCTGCAGCGTATTGGCTGCCTTCAGATCGTCATGCTCCAGCACGATGTGCTCCACTACGCCGTAGCCCTCGAACTGGCGCAGATCGCAGTCGAGCTCCAGCGCGTCGGACAGGTCACGGTTGACGGCGAAGATGGTCAGCGTACCTTCTTCTTCGTTGTACGTGACGGCGGACTCGAGGTGCGGCACATCCGTGAAGTCCTTGCTGTCGTACTTCGACGAACGGATAACCGGCTTCAACGATACGCCGCGGCCGTAGACGGAAGCGTGCATGTACGGGTAGAAGATCGTCTGCTTCCAGGCGCCGCCGCCCGTCTCGGTCATGATTGGAGCGATGACGTTCACGAGCTGCGCCAGGCACGCGATCTTCACGCGGTCGGCATGCTTGAGCAGGGAGATCAGCAAGCAGCCGACAAGCAGCGCATCTTCGAAGTTGTAGTGGTCCTCGAGCTGCGGAGGCGCGATCGTCCAAGGCTCCAGCTTCTTGTCGGACTCGTGGGAGTGGTACCATACGTTCCATTCGTCGAAGGACAGGTTGATCGTCTTCTTGCTGCGGTGCTTCGCCTTGATGTAGTCGGCGATCGCCACAACGGATTCGATGAACGCATCCATATCGAGCGAGCGGGCCAGGTAGTTGCCCGGATCATTCTCCTTGTTGCCGTAATAGGTGTGGAGGGAGATGAAGTCCACATGCTCATAGGACAGGTCCAGCACCGTAGCCTCCCACTCGGCGAAGGTCGGCATGCCGCGGTTCGAGCTTCCGCAGGCGACGAGCTCCAGCGAAGAGTCGTACATCTTCATCATGCGGCCGGTTTCCGCTGCAATACGGCCGTACTCCGCCGCCGTCTTGCTGCCCATCTGCCAAGGGCCGTCCATCTCGTTGCCGAGACACCAGGTCTTGATGTTGTGCGGGGTCTTGTAGCCGTGCGAGATACGCAGGTCACTGAAGTACGAGCCGCCCGGATGGTTGCAGTATTCGAGCAGCTGACGCGCTTCTTCCGGACCGCGGGTACCGAGGTTCACGGCCATGTTGATCTCCGTGCCGGCCTTGCGGCACCAGTCTGCGAACTCGTTCGTGCCGATCCAGTTCGGCTCGACGGTCCTCCACGCGAGATCCAGACGGCGCGGACGCTGGTCGACCGGACCTACGCCATCCTCCCAATTGTATCCGGATACAAAGTTACCGCCCGGGTAGCGCACGATCGGAACCTGCAGTTCCCGTACCAGGTCGAGGACGTCCTGCCGGAAGCCCTGCTCGTCGGCCGTCGCATGGTCCTGCTCATAAATCCCGCCGTATACGGCACGGCCCAGGTGCTCAATGAAAGAGCCATAGATCCGCTTGTCAATTTCGCTGATGATGAACTCTTTATCCACTACCATTGTCGCTTTTTTCTGATCGGCCATGATGGGTTGTGTCCCTCCCGAGGAAAATTGATTAATATATGTATTAATAAATTAATATTATTATTTATACCCCGGAGTTGTCAATCATAAATTTCATATAAATATAAACTTCTTTAGATTTCTCTCTAGTGAACCCGGAATCCTTCTTTTCGAGCCCAATGGAAAAAGATGTTCGAATAGGGCTTTACAAAAATAAAAAACCATCCGAGTGGTTGCGGACGGTCTGGGTGTTCCATGTATTCACTTCATTTCCAATCGGCCTCGCCTTACTCCCGACTCACCCTGAGCAGACGAGCCTTCCTCAGGGACCCTTTGGCTGCAAGGCGGTCAAGCAGCAGTCCGCCGGCCCTTAATGGGTGCGGTTCCCCACAATAGAAGCGGGCCATGGCCTCATATGCTCCAAGCACGAACTGCCACCTTACCCACGGATCCAAGGATCAGCAATAAAAGGAACAAGATCCGACTCCGCCGCCCCTGCCCGCCTCACTAGACCCGAAGGATAACGCAGGGAGAAAACGGAAACGGTCCCGCTGGAAGCAGGTCGATACAAATAGGGGAACCAGGATGCCTTATCCGCTCATTTCCGCTCATTTCCCATCATTTCCCGGAGAATAGCGGAACTCAGATGCTCTATGTGCTTCTTTTTCACTGCCAGATCTCCAAACGGCAGCAAATAGCGAACCTCAGTTCCTCTATTCAGAAAATAGCACAAGGAAAGTAGTACATAACGAATCGGAGTTCCGCTATTTCCAGCACAGCGAAAAAAATGCGAAGGAGCCCCCCTACTGCCGCTCCCGCAAGAGCCCCGCTCCTTTAAATACAACCGCCTCCGCATAAGCCGGCTCCTCTACGTACAGCCGCTCAGCACCGCGCGCCGATCTCCTCAAGCGACCCAGCCCCTGTCTACGATTTGCGCGAAGCCCCGTGACGCTTCTCCTGGTTCTGCCGGATCTTGTCCTCCATCCCCTGGTTCGTCGCCTCGTAGAACCGGGCGGTGCGGATCGGATCGGGCAGGT containing:
- a CDS encoding alpha-N-arabinofuranosidase, with the protein product MADQKKATMVVDKEFIISEIDKRIYGSFIEHLGRAVYGGIYEQDHATADEQGFRQDVLDLVRELQVPIVRYPGGNFVSGYNWEDGVGPVDQRPRRLDLAWRTVEPNWIGTNEFADWCRKAGTEINMAVNLGTRGPEEARQLLEYCNHPGGSYFSDLRISHGYKTPHNIKTWCLGNEMDGPWQMGSKTAAEYGRIAAETGRMMKMYDSSLELVACGSSNRGMPTFAEWEATVLDLSYEHVDFISLHTYYGNKENDPGNYLARSLDMDAFIESVVAIADYIKAKHRSKKTINLSFDEWNVWYHSHESDKKLEPWTIAPPQLEDHYNFEDALLVGCLLISLLKHADRVKIACLAQLVNVIAPIMTETGGGAWKQTIFYPYMHASVYGRGVSLKPVIRSSKYDSKDFTDVPHLESAVTYNEEEGTLTIFAVNRDLSDALELDCDLRQFEGYGVVEHIVLEHDDLKAANTLQEERVKPHTGGSAKLDGGRLSARLGKASWNVIRLAKQA
- a CDS encoding hemolysin family protein; this encodes MSSDPLTLVIDVSLVLLLVLLNGFFVAAEFAMVKVSTSRLEVLAGTGSRRARFAQGVVGNLDAYLSACQLGITLTSLGLGWLGEPVVAAMLEPLLAPLGLPERLVQTISFVIAFTVITVFHITLGEQFPKTYAIRKSEQVTLLSSILLTGFYKLMYPFIWFLNGASGVLLRLAGIRPTDHHTLAHTEDEIRVLMKESSRSGHIDAAELTLMDNIFDFADTHAREIMIPRTEMVCLYAFRSYEENKRTAISEMHTRYPVCDPDKDNVTGFVHIKDLLKADGEAPDLQSVMRPILKVPESMQISALLKLMQKMKSQMALLIDEYGGTSGLVTFEDIIEEIVGEIQDEFDEERPQIERRDEETHSIDGRLLIEEVNSYFGLNIESDNFDTIGGWIYSQVEMPPKKHQAVNWNDQAEFQIEEMDHLRISRILVKRRGRDRREPPLSGRG
- the mnmA gene encoding tRNA 2-thiouridine(34) synthase MnmA, which gives rise to MNMNHKTRVVLGMSGGVDSSVAALLLKEQGYDVIGVFMKNWDDTDEFGHCTAEEDAEDVRRVCDQIGIPYYTVNFEKPYMDKVFAYFLDEYRKGRTPNPDVMCNREIKFGEFLNKALELGADYIATGHYARVEHTDGKHRLLRGVDGNKDQTYFLNALNQYQLSKAMFPIGHLPKPEVRAIAEKAGLATAKKKDSTGVCFIGERNFKEFLSGYLPAKPGDMRTLEGEVKGRHDGLMYYTLGQRSGLGIGGSGSGEPWFVAGKDLERNILYVVQGEKHPALYTKGLLATDLNWISGETPAAPLRCTAKFRYRQPDQGVTLTFGPDGTAEVVFDQPQKAITPGQAVVFYDGEECLGGATIDKLVMLDEAAATPKAPAAPKAKASAKR
- a CDS encoding cysteine desulfurase family protein, yielding MNPIYLDHAATTPVHPAVVERMLPYLSEYFGNASSTHRAGRDARSALNAARDRISAFIGCSPAELVFTGGGTESDNTAIFGAAEASSGRGRHIITTQIEHHAVLHACERLEKFGYEVTYLPVDKFGQVSVRDVEAAVRPDTVLISVMYANNEVGTIQPVKEIGAIAREKGILFHVDAVQALGHLPIDLGSLPVDLMSFSAHKLSGPKGTGALYIARSARVAPLLYGGSQERKRRAGTENTAGIVGFAEAVKIFEGARYEMQQKLEKLRQEMVMELERRLGSGGYVVNGHPTERLPHILNVSFPGVSTESLLMNLDLAGVAAASGSACTSGSLEVSHVLRSMGLPEEVTASAVRFSFGRTNDEAQIAAAAEAVQDIVTRLRR
- a CDS encoding AI-2E family transporter, which produces MDRFSKNSLLLWMVYMLLALIILFMLQQLRPLFVGIYQFLREILTPFIIAMIISYVLNPVVTLLGARKVPRTIAVLLIYAVFITSTTVVLMNVIPMFVRQLAELNEHMPDVAYKAQSVVQNMNELQFLPDSVRTGINQSLSKLENGISLAIANYINSIGSTINTLFLIFIIPFVAFYILKDFQLLEKTTLAIVPRNHRKEIVSMLMDIDTALGNYIRGQFTVCMIVGLLAYIGYWLIGMPYALLLACVVAVFNIIPYLGPFLGAAPALIVAATISVKMVLFVILVNTACQIMEGNVISPQVVGRSLKMHPLFIIFALLVGGEIAGIAGLILAVPFFAVMKVILQHVFSYYIHRRTPT
- the cymR gene encoding cysteine metabolism transcriptional regulator CymR, which codes for MKISTKGRYGLTIMMELATKFGEGPTSLKSIAEKHQLSEHYLEQLVAPLRNAGLVKSIRGAYGGYILSKTPEEISAGDVIRVLEGPISPVDFTEEDDPAKRHLWMRIRDGIAEVLDSTTLADLISFKDEGSGDSYMFYI
- a CDS encoding PRC-barrel domain-containing protein, whose product is MRRARDVIGLPVMCLESGKQAGEVKDLLLDEKWLVQMLLLETKHWYSDPMCIRAEDVAALGEDAVMIPCEEVIALLPEEVPYRSLLCGDCKVKGIPVLTSNGRELGVVEDVYLQADQGIKVIGYELSEGFLTDLREGRKWLPLPESVKAGEDVLIVPVHASDTLQEIFESKEE